GGtaaattattacaaatcatTTTAATCCATAAACATACCACCAAATGCTGATGAGGAACTACTGAAAGCAGGAGTGGAAGATGCTCCAAAAGCAGGCATTGAACTTCCAAAGGCTGGAGATGATGATGCACCAAAGGTTGTGGTATATGAGAAAGGTGAAGATGACTGGGCAGTACCAAATACACCAGTTGAACTGCCCCCAAACACTGAACTTGTCAAACCAAAAGGGGTTGTGGTACCAAATGGTTTGGGAGCAAAAGGATTGTTACTTGCATTGTTGGTCTGCCCAAAGACTGATTGGGTTCCAAATGGGCTACTAGATGACTGCCCAAAAGCTGTTTAGAGGATACACCAGTTAATTTGATAGTCCAAACAATAATTACCAACCAATCTCCACATGCACATAGTTTCCAATGATCAGCAAACAGTAGAATTTTTAGCGGCAGCACATTAACAAAATGTTATCGGATAGAAGAAACAGAGTGCTTGACCaataaaaagaattgaaaagtATTCACAAATCTGATGTGGTAATGATCAGTATAGAGCACCAAAAAGTTTACACACGCAACaaaaaatcatctaattttaCGGATAGGAACCTTTACCCGTTATTCGGCAGACGTcataacttttgaaaaaaaagaagcaattaTAGTCCATGAAGATTTATACAAGGTACAAAGGTGAAAGGAACACTTACGGTTAGTTGAGCCGAACATTGTCTTCACACTgattattctttctttcttcagtCCAAAATCAGTTACCAAGCCTTGATTTGATCCCAAGCTAAACTCAGAGTTAAAAAACGtacaaaagaaacaagaaaatcaGTCGCTACTGTCAAATAAAACAAGTGTATTaagattgaaataaaaaacacaGTTAATTTCcaaatcattttaatcaatatcaCTTCACATTATTACAGATAAAATCAACAGAAAGAAGAATAGTTTCAAATAGGGAGAAAAGAATATGGTCGAAGACATAACGACAGTTGGAATCATGGAAATATATTGGTTCGAcgaatcaatttatttaaaaataaatgaaaacccAAGCTAGTAACCTGCAATTAAATGAATGAGCAGTTAAGTGAAATAAGTGAAGAAAGGTACTCACCGTGGATCTGAACTCCGATGGGCAAGAGAAAGAACAGAAGCAAGGGTTTACAGTTGCACGCCCAAACACATAACATTAACATACACCTTATTCACCTACATGACGATATAATTATGCAAATTTGGAATGATGAGTAAAAGAGTAGAGTGGTCTAGCTCTAAACAATGGATTGGTAATCATAATGGGCTAGACTTTTAATGGGCTTCCAAATGATAACACATTCTTTGGATTGCATGCTCCATGACAGGCAAACttagatattatattaaattaaatgggaGTTACACaaattcttataatttatataggaTGATTTTAATagaagataaaatgataaacagTCATAGAGTTACacacatttaaatttatactcattattaaatatttctttttcacatcAATGGCAATgaaaacttgatttgatttattttttgtactAGTTTAATAATATAGATCGATGAAAACAAGACGGCCTGCAGTAATTTAATAGGGTTGATTGTCTTATTGATTTTTACTCTTATGTAGAATGAAGATACCTTTTCAAGGACACCATTATAAAAGCGGTGGAGTAGGACAGATGGTGAGATGGTTTCAAAAATGGGTGCAGCTGCAGCTCCTGAGAATAATGTAAAGGGGAGGAGGAAGTCATCCTCGAGGGGTCACCACAGATTCGTTGGGGTTAGGCAAAGGCCATCTGGGAGATGGGTTGCAGAGATCAAAGACTCTCTGCAAAAGGTCAGGCTGTGGTTAGGAACATTTGACACTGCAGAGGAAGCAGCAAGAGCCTATGATGATGCTGCCAGGGCCTTACGTGGTGTTAATGCACGCACCAACTTCCAATTGCCTCAATCTGAATCTAACTCCTGTCCTTCTAATCGTGTCTTGGCTGATATTATAGAGCCTTTCTCATTTGAGGAAGTTTGTGGGCCCGCCACCGAAGCTGATGGTCTTCTTGGTGCGCTTAGGGCCAAGCTATTTGAAGGCAAAGGACCTGATTCTTCTTCTAGGCTGCAACCTCAACCTAATACTTTTGCTAACAGTTCATCAACCtctcataataataaatcaGCACCAGCCTCAGGTGTTCCTCGTGAGGTTGGAGTTGTTAATGTTAATAATTCAGGGCCTGTAGGTAACGACTCTGACGACTTAATTCTCATGGACCATGATCACGGTCAGGATGAGGTGGCAGCAGCAGCTCATGTTGGTGTTCAGTGGCATCATCCGGGACCAGGACAGACTGCATCAAGTGGCAACATGGCGTGGTCTAGTGAGCCGGCTGCATATCAAGTAACTTGGGCCACACAGATGAACCATGTCCCTGAGAATGGTTTTTATACCACAACAAATGCTACATCTGCATGGCCAAA
Above is a genomic segment from Mangifera indica cultivar Alphonso chromosome 3, CATAS_Mindica_2.1, whole genome shotgun sequence containing:
- the LOC123212576 gene encoding ethylene-responsive transcription factor ERN2-like, which codes for MVSKMGAAAAPENNVKGRRKSSSRGHHRFVGVRQRPSGRWVAEIKDSLQKVRLWLGTFDTAEEAARAYDDAARALRGVNARTNFQLPQSESNSCPSNRVLADIIEPFSFEEVCGPATEADGLLGALRAKLFEGKGPDSSSRLQPQPNTFANSSSTSHNNKSAPASGVPREVGVVNVNNSGPVGNDSDDLILMDHDHGQDEVAAAAHVGVQWHHPGPGQTASSGNMAWSSEPAAYQVTWATQMNHVPENGFYTTTNATSAWPNSGATEATAIDFDHYPRQLSTTNAVRMPPIIQFNGAPEGVWSSEPQFVHCENKAGWGGANSNNSWDSLLYMSSVLG